The DNA window CTGCTCCACCAGCGCGCCGTTGCCACGCAGCGACGGCGCATGGTGCGCCTGCAGTGCCATGCGCTGGCGGCGCAGGCTGAGGTGATGGGCCAGCAGCTCTTCGATGGCCAGCCGCCGCTGTGCCGGATGACGACCGGCTGCCAATGCGGATAGATCCGCATCCGGCGGCGGGCGATGCACGGTGAGCAATGCGCTGCGCAGCGAAGGCAGCGCCAGGCCATCAAGCCAGCCGGCGGGTAGCAGCTCCAGCGTAGCTTCGTCGGGCAACCGATCCAGCGTCTGACCGATCAGCTTGCGCAGGGTGGCCGGGCCGATGCCCTCCACCGCCGGGTAGACCGGGTCCAGGCTGTCGCCCAGCGCGGCCTCTTCGTGCTGGCCGAGGATCTGGTAACTGGGATGGACGATCTCCAACCCGAACTGGCCTGCCTTGGGCGTGCCGAAACAGCGCAGCCGGGTGCCTTTCGCGAACTGCGCCACCTGCTGCTGGCGGAAGTGGAAAAAGCGCAGCACCAGCGTGCCCTGCCCTTCGTCCTCAACCGCCACCTTCAGCATGGGCCGGAAGCGCATGCCACGCTCCACCGCCACCACCCGGCCCTCCACCTGCGCCGGCACGCCGTTGCGCAGGTCCTGGATGCGGGTGAGCGCGGTGCGGTCTTCGTAACGCAGCGGCAGGTGCAGCCACAGGTCCTGCAGCGTCAGCAGACCACGGGCGGCCAGCTTGGCCGCCACAGCCGGACCGACGCCGGCGAGCATCGACAACGATGCCTCGCCGGACGGTGCCAGGGCCGGAGTTGCCGCTGCCTTGCGTGCCACGTCAGGGTCAGGCGATGACCATCACCGCGTCGACCTCGAAGTTGGCGCCCTTGGGCAGGCCGGAGACTTCGATGGTGGAACGGGCCGGGAACGGAGCCTGGAAGTAGTCCTGCATCACCGCGTTGACCTTGGCGAACTCGGCCAGGTCGGTCAGGTACAGGCCCAGACGCACGACCTGGTCCAGCGAGCCGCCGGCGGCTTCGGCCACCGCCTTGAGGTTGTCGAAGGCGCGGCGGGCCTGGGCTTCCACGTCACCCACGCCGACGATGTCGCCGGTGGCCGGGTCCAGCGGAATCTGGCCGGAGAAGTACACGGTGTTGCCGGCGCGCACGGCCTGCGAGTACGGACCGATCGCGGCGGGGGCGTTTTCGGTGTTGATGATCTGGCGGGACATGGGGTGCTCCGGTGTTTTCAGGAATACAGAGCGCCAATTGTATCGGTTTCGACCACGGTCCACGTTGACGCGCATGGCGCGTCACTACGCGACGTATACGTGGTCCCGGCGTACTGACGCGCCATGCGCGTCAACGCGGTGCCGGACCAGGCGTTATTGGCGGCGGACGGATTGGACGACCGACAACCGACGCAATCTGCGCATGACCTCGGCGAGGTGGTTGCGGTCGCGGACCTGGATGTTGAACGCCAGCACCGCTGCATTGAAATCGCGATCCAGGTAATCCACCCGTTCGATGTTGGAATGGCTTTGCGCAATCGCCGCGGCCAGCTGGGCCAGCACGCCGGTGCCGTTTTCCACTTCCACCACCAGCGCGGTGTCGTAATCGCCGGACACGGTGGTGTCCCAGCCGATCGGCACCCAGCGTTCGGGCGACTTGCGCAGCTCGGCCAGGTTCGGACAGTCCATGCGGTGCACCACGATGCCCTTGCCGGCGGTGTGGTAGCCCATGATGTCGTCGCCGGGAATCGGCTGGCAGCAGTTGGCGAAGCTGACCACGCCACGTTCGCTGCCGTTGATCAGGATCTTTTCCTGCGAATGCTTGGAATGCGCGCCGCCGCGCAGTTCGGCATAGGCCATCAGCGCCTGCGCGGCCTGGTTGGGCATCCAGTTGCCCAGCGCCACCTCGGCCAGCAGGGCTTCCAGGCGCGGGTAGCGGTGCTCGGCCAGGAACGCATCCAGGCGCCCCTTCGGCAGGCGTTCGAGCGAGCTGTCCATTGCTTCCAGCGCGCGGTCCAGCATGCGGTGACCGAGCTGCACGGCGTCTTCGTGTTCCAGCTGCTTGAGCTGGTGGCGGATGGCGGTGCGCGCCTTGCTGCTCACCACGAACTCCAGCCACTGCGGCTTCGGCGTGGCCGAGCGCGCGGTGATCACTTCCACGGTCTGCCCGCTGACCAGCTTGGTGCGCAGCGGCACCAGTTTCTTGTCCACGCGCGAGGCCACGGCGGTATTGCCGACGTCCGTGTGCACCGCATAGGCGAAGTCCAGCGCGGTGGAATTGCGCGGCAAGGCCAGGATCTTGCCCTTGGGGGTGAACAGGTAGACCTCGTCCGGGAACAGGTCGACCTTCACGTTATCCAGGAACTCCAGCGACGAACCGGCGGCGCGCTGCGAATCGATCAGTTCCACGATCCAGGCGTGGGCCCGGCTCTGTGCACTGTTGGGACTGTCGCCACCGAACTTATAGGTCCAGTGCGCGGCCACGCCGCGCTCGGCGATCAGGTCCATTTCCTCGGTGCGGATCTGCACTTCAATCGGCGAGCCATAGGGCCCGAACAACACGGTGTGCAGCGATTGGTAACCGTTGGCCTTGGGAATGGCGATGAAGTCGCGGAAGCGTCCGTCCAGCGGTTTGAAGGTGGCATGCACCGCGCCCAGCGCGTGATAGCTGTTGGGCACGCTGCGCACCACCAGCCGGAACCCGAACACATCCATGACCTGGTCGAAGGATTTGTTCTCGTCGCGCATCTTGTTGTAGATGCTCCACGGGGTTTTGATCCGGCTGACCAGCCGATGTTCCAGCCCTTCCTTGGCCAGCCGCTGCGACAGCTGCACCTCCACCTGCGCCATCGCCTCGCGGCGCACCACCGGCTGGCTGCGGATGTGCTTTTCCAGAATGGCATGGCGCCAGGGATACAGCGCCTTGAAGCCGAGGTTCTGCAGTTCACTCTTGACCAGGCTCATGCCCAGTCGCTGCGCGATGGGGGCGTAGATCTCCAGCGTCTCGCGGGCGATGCGGCCACGCGCTTCGCTGCTCTGCGCGCCCAGCGTGCGCATGTTGTGCAGGCGGTCGGCCAGCTTGATCATGATCACGCGCAGGTCGCGCGACATCGCCAGCAGCATCTTGCGGAAGCTTTCCGCCGCCGCTTCCTGGCGGTCGCGGAACTTCAGCTTGTCCAGCTTGGTGACCCCGTCGACCAGCTCGGCCACGGCCTCGCCGAACTCGGCCGACAGTTCTTCGCGGGTCAGCGGGGTGTCTTCGATGGTGTCGTGCAGGATCGCCGCGATCAGCGCTTCCACGTCCAGGCCCAGCTCGGCCAGCACCTGCGCCACCGCCACCGGGTGGGTGATGTACGGTTCGCCGGATTTGCGTGTCTGCCCAGCATGCGCCGACGCCCCCACCTCCCAGGCACGACGCAGCAGCGGCAGCTGTTCCGGCGGCAGGTAATGCGCCGCGCGCTCAAGCTGGAGGACGTAGTCGGGGACGGCCGCGCCGGGGGACGCGGCAACCTTTGCAGTGGGGCCTGGGTTCATGGCTGGAAGACTATTCCAGCAACGGCATATCGGCAAACTGTTGACAGTCCTGAAAACGCAAACAGCCCGCACAAGGCGGGCTGTTCGTGGAACGAAACGGACCGGGATCGATCAGTCGTCGTTCTTGGACATGTCTTCGTCGGCAACCACTTCGGCGGCAGCCCATTCCAGCGCTTCGCGTTCGGCACGCTCGCGCTCGGCCTTCTCGACTTCGTCGATCAGGGCGTTGTCGATCTTGCGGGCGGCAATTTCACGCAGCGCCAGCACGGTCGGCTTGTCTTCGGTTTCGCTGTTGTCCAGGGTGGCCTGGACGCCGTTGGCCAGCTGACGGGCGCGCTTGGACGCCATCATGACCAGCTCGAAACGGTTGTTCACGACTTCCAGACAATCTTCTACGGTGATGCGGGCCATGCGGGCTCCCGGCAGCCGGTGCGGGCTGCTCAATCGAATGAGGGAAAGGGGACGGATTGTAAGGGGCGGGCCTGGACAAAATCAAGCCAAGCGGTCAGCGCCCCTTTATGAATCAACCTGTTGCGCCCGGCTCCTGGGTCAGCAGGGCCTGGATCAGGCCGGCGTGGCGGACCTTCTGGGCCTCCCGACGCAGCCGGCTGGCGGTGAAAATGGCGCACAGCTCGTCCACGGCGGTGTCGAACACCTCGTTGACGATGACGTAATCGAAGTCGTTGAAGTGCAGCATCTCTTCACGCGCCGCGCCCAGGCGCTGGGCGATCACCGCCTCGCTGTCCTGGCCGCGCTTGCGCATGCGGTCCTGCAGGGCCTGCTTGGACGGCGGCAGGATGAACACCGTCACCGTGCCCGGCACCAGCTGGCGGACCTGCTGCGCGCCCTGCCAGTCGATTTCCAGCAGCACGTCCTGGCCGGCCGCCAGCTGCGGCTCGACCGATTGCCGGGCGGTGCCCTTCCAGTCGCCATGCACCCAGGCGTGCTCGAAGAAGTCGCCGGCGGCGATCATCTTCTCGAACTGCTCGGCGCTGACAAAGTGGTAATGCTCGCCGTTGACCTCGCCCGGGCGCATCGCCCGCGAGGTGAACGAGATCGACAGCGCGATCTGCGGGTCACGCGCCAGGGTGGCGTTGACGATGCTGCTTTTGCCGGCCCCGGACGGGGCGGCCACGATATACAGGGTGCCGCGTGCGGGGGCACCGGCCGGCGTGGGCTGGAGGCTCATTCGATGTTCTGCACCTGTTCGCGGATCTGGTCGATCAGCACCTTCAGTTCCACCGCGGCGTTGGAGGTGCGGCTGTCCACCGACTTGGAACCCAGGGTGTTGGCTTCGCGGTTGAACTCCTGCAGCAGGAAATCCAGCCGGCGGCCCACCGGCTCGCGCTGCTTGAGCACGCGGCGGATCTCGACGATATGGCTGCGCAGGCGGTCCAGTTCTTCATCCACGTCCAGCTTCTGCAGCCATAGCACCAGTTCCT is part of the Stenotrophomonas oahuensis genome and encodes:
- a CDS encoding RidA family protein, with the translated sequence MSRQIINTENAPAAIGPYSQAVRAGNTVYFSGQIPLDPATGDIVGVGDVEAQARRAFDNLKAVAEAAGGSLDQVVRLGLYLTDLAEFAKVNAVMQDYFQAPFPARSTIEVSGLPKGANFEVDAVMVIA
- a CDS encoding RelA/SpoT family protein, whose protein sequence is MNPGPTAKVAASPGAAVPDYVLQLERAAHYLPPEQLPLLRRAWEVGASAHAGQTRKSGEPYITHPVAVAQVLAELGLDVEALIAAILHDTIEDTPLTREELSAEFGEAVAELVDGVTKLDKLKFRDRQEAAAESFRKMLLAMSRDLRVIMIKLADRLHNMRTLGAQSSEARGRIARETLEIYAPIAQRLGMSLVKSELQNLGFKALYPWRHAILEKHIRSQPVVRREAMAQVEVQLSQRLAKEGLEHRLVSRIKTPWSIYNKMRDENKSFDQVMDVFGFRLVVRSVPNSYHALGAVHATFKPLDGRFRDFIAIPKANGYQSLHTVLFGPYGSPIEVQIRTEEMDLIAERGVAAHWTYKFGGDSPNSAQSRAHAWIVELIDSQRAAGSSLEFLDNVKVDLFPDEVYLFTPKGKILALPRNSTALDFAYAVHTDVGNTAVASRVDKKLVPLRTKLVSGQTVEVITARSATPKPQWLEFVVSSKARTAIRHQLKQLEHEDAVQLGHRMLDRALEAMDSSLERLPKGRLDAFLAEHRYPRLEALLAEVALGNWMPNQAAQALMAYAELRGGAHSKHSQEKILINGSERGVVSFANCCQPIPGDDIMGYHTAGKGIVVHRMDCPNLAELRKSPERWVPIGWDTTVSGDYDTALVVEVENGTGVLAQLAAAIAQSHSNIERVDYLDRDFNAAVLAFNIQVRDRNHLAEVMRRLRRLSVVQSVRRQ
- the rpoZ gene encoding DNA-directed RNA polymerase subunit omega, with protein sequence MARITVEDCLEVVNNRFELVMMASKRARQLANGVQATLDNSETEDKPTVLALREIAARKIDNALIDEVEKAERERAEREALEWAAAEVVADEDMSKNDD
- the gmk gene encoding guanylate kinase: MSLQPTPAGAPARGTLYIVAAPSGAGKSSIVNATLARDPQIALSISFTSRAMRPGEVNGEHYHFVSAEQFEKMIAAGDFFEHAWVHGDWKGTARQSVEPQLAAGQDVLLEIDWQGAQQVRQLVPGTVTVFILPPSKQALQDRMRKRGQDSEAVIAQRLGAAREEMLHFNDFDYVIVNEVFDTAVDELCAIFTASRLRREAQKVRHAGLIQALLTQEPGATG